From a region of the Arachis ipaensis cultivar K30076 chromosome B09, Araip1.1, whole genome shotgun sequence genome:
- the LOC107619572 gene encoding serine carboxypeptidase-like 50 (The sequence of the model RefSeq protein was modified relative to this genomic sequence to represent the inferred CDS: added 28 bases not found in genome assembly) produces MDSFIFFLISIVISLCFCFTIQAHVLPSSNSNNPFPEEAHPTKSGYLPVATTSSSAIFYALYEAQNSTLPLSRTPLLIWLQGGPGTSSMIGNLYEVGPWRITESITLEPNPGAWNRFFGVLFLDNPIGTGFSIASSPQEIPTNQEGISKHLYVAITTFLRLDPVYKHRPIYIVGQSYGGKYASTTGNYILKRNAQLHASKRVNLVGVAIGNGIIEAVTQSRTQPANAYYVGLINERQKSELEKDQLEVVRLAQIGNWSEATTAWGRLQGKLQNMSGLATLYDYTRKDHPYHYQDWINQFMNIAEVKKALGVNESQVFKVSSNDIRAAFQGDIMKSVKFRVEGLLRSNAIRVLLYQGQYDLTAGPVQTEAWVNTMKWEGIVEYVNAERKIWKVNGELAGYVQQWKSLTNVVVLGGGHLLPADQPLNAKAMIEDWVLQKGIFGNSPSFKF; encoded by the coding sequence ATGGATTCCTTCATCTTCTTCCTTATCTCCATTGTTATCTCCTTGTGCTTCTGCTTCACCATTCAAGCCCATGTCTTACCTTCTTCAAACTCCAACAATCCATTCCCCGAAGAAGCTCACCCCACCAAATCTGGTTACCTTCCAGTAGCTACCACGTCTTCTTCTGCAATCTTCTATGCTTTATATGAAGCTCAAAACTCAACCTTACCTCTCTCCAGAACGCCACTTCTCATTTGGCTCCAAGGTGGCCCTGGAACCTCCTCCATGATTGGCAACCTCTATGAGGTTGGACCATGGCGTATCACAGAATCCATCACCCTTGAACCCAACCCTGGTGCTTGGAACAGGTTCTTTGGCGTTCTCTTTCTTGATAACCCCATTGGCACTGGATTCAGTATAGCCTCATCACCTCAAGAGATCCCAACAAATCAAGAAGGTATTTCCAAACACCTTTATGTTGCTATTACAACGTTTCTTCGACTTGATCCTGTTTACAAACACCGCCCTATTTATATTGTTGGCCAAAGTTATGGAGGAAAGTATGCGTCTACAACTGGAAATTACATATTGAAAAGAAATGCACAGTTGCATGCTTCTAAAAGAGTGAATCTTGTTGGTGTGGCTATCGGGAATGGAATAATTGAGGCAGTGACCCAATCACGCACGCAACCGGCTAATGCTTATTATGTGGGTCTGATCAATGAGAGGCAAAAGAGTGAGTTGGAGAAGGATCAACTGGAAGTAGTTAGGTTGGCACAGATTGGGAACTGGAGTGAAGCAACGACTGCATGGGGAAGACTCCAGGGGAAGTTGCAAAACATGTCAGGGCTGGCTACTTTGTATGATTACACAAGGAAAGATCATCCTTATCACTATCAAGATTGGATTAATCAATTCATGAATATAGCTGAAGTGAAGAAGGCATTGGGAGTGAACGAATCACAAGTCTTTAAAGTGTCCAGTAATGATATTAGAGCAGCGTTCCAAGGTGATATAATGAAGAGTGTCAAGTTTAGGGTAGAAGGGTTGTTGAGGAGCAATGCTATTAGGGTGTTGTTGTACCAAGGTCAATATGATTTGACTGCTGGTCCGGTGCAAACTGAGGCATGGGTGAATACTATGAAATGGGAAGGGATTGTGGAGTATGTGAATGCAGAGAGGAAGATATGGAAGGTGAATGGAGAGCTTGCTGGGTATGTCCAACAATGGAAGTCACTCACCAATGTTGTCGTCTTGGGTGGTGGCCATCTTTTGCCTGCTGACCAGCCTTTGAATGCTAAAGCAATGATTGAAGATTGGGTCTTGCAAAAGGGTATATT